The proteins below are encoded in one region of Bacteroidales bacterium:
- a CDS encoding tail fiber domain-containing protein gives MGWSNFSDGRFKTNITPDVPGLEFILKLKPVTFNWDLQALEEFQGTADPSKGEAGQGPVDQ, from the coding sequence GTGGGCTGGTCCAACTTCTCCGACGGCCGTTTCAAGACCAACATCACACCGGATGTGCCCGGGCTGGAGTTCATCCTGAAGCTGAAGCCGGTCACTTTCAACTGGGACCTGCAGGCCCTGGAAGAATTCCAGGGAACGGCTGATCCTTCTAAAGGTGAAGCAGGCCAGGGTCCGGTGGATCAAA